The following proteins are co-located in the Psilocybe cubensis strain MGC-MH-2018 chromosome 5, whole genome shotgun sequence genome:
- a CDS encoding Pyranose dehydrogenase 1, translating into MVRSEAKMLQVVPRTLRSSQLCLSTQAVLITLPSQLNTTVYDYVIVGGEMKLAQESGTAGLTLASRLTENVSTTVIVLEAGISDQNFPDLRIPFLAPTMTPNTQVDWNTTTQAQPGLNNRVVPYIRGHVLGGSSSVNDWNRLASVSGDSGWGWTNMEQYVFKHEKLVAPADGHSTVGQCDPADHGTDGQVFISLPGNNRTIDERILETTQQLAEFPFNEDTGGGEHNLLGVGFIQSTIGSAARSSSSTAYLNSTVIGRPNLVVLVNVTATALIQSGNSTNGLPSFRSVHYTASPPPGNLTLGQIQTVTATKEIVISAGAIGTPQLLMLSGIGNSTALNHLQVTSTINNPSVGANLSDHLLIPNVFEVDDTGTLDIIFRNATAAAAALTQWSGNKRGIYSNTVASFYGFTRFPSNDSIFESTPDPSAGQNTPHWEIIFSPGTPMPTTGNFLTVVTVPSTPTSRGTVTLRSNNPYELPIVDPQYLTTAFDISAAAESVKGALRFISAPAWSRYVTGNFSQALATATNDSLIEAYVRGIAGSAFHGVGTAAMSPANAKTGVVNANLTLKGVDGVRIVDASVFPFIPSCHTQGSVYLLAERAADLIKAANE; encoded by the exons ATGGTAAGGTCTGAAGCAAAAATGCTTCAAGTTGTCCCGCGCACTCTACGGAGTTCTCAGTTGTGCCTCAG TACTCAAGCTGTTCTTATCACGCTACCATCTCAACTTAACACTACGGTTTATGACTATGTGATAGTAGGCGGTGAGATGAAATTGGCGCAGGAAA GTGGCACTGCTGGGCTTACCCTTGCAAGCCGTCTTACGGAGAACGTTTCCACGACTGTCATTGTACTTGAGGCTGGAATAAG TGACCAAAACTTCCCTGATCTCCGGATACCCTTTTTAGCGCCTACTATGACCCCTA ATACACAAGTTGATTGGAACACTACTACCCAGGCGCAGCCGGGATTGAACAATCGTGTAGTTCCGTATATCAGAGGCCATGTATTGGGAGGATCAAGTAGCGTAA ATGATTGGAATAGACTTGCTTCGGTCTCTGGTGATTCGGGTTGGGGATGGACGAACATGGAGCAATATGTCTTCAAG CATGAAAAATTAGTAGCACCAGCTGATGGGCATAGCACAGTGGGCCAATGTGATCCTGCTGATCACGGAACAGACGGTCAAGTTTTCATCAGTCTTCCAGGGAACAATCGAACAATAGACGAACGAATTTTGGAAACCACTCAACAGTTGGCCGAGTTCCCGTTCAACGAAGAtactggaggaggagaacaTAATCTTCTTGGTGTGGGCTTTATTCAATCTACTATAGGATCAGCAGCTCGCAGTAGCTCTTCGACGGCTTATCTAAATTCCACCGTCATTGGCAGGCCTAACTTGGTAGTCCTTGTTAATGTTACGGCGACGGCGCTAATTCAGTCAGGCAACTCAACAAACGGATTGCCATCATTTCGAAGTGTACATTATACGGCCTCTCCCCCTCCAGGAAATCTCACACTTG GTCAAATACAAACTGTTACCGCGACCAAGGAGATCGTTATTTCTGCCGGAGCAATCGGCACGCCGCAGCTGCTCATGCTCTCAGGAATTGGCAATAGCACGGCGCTAAATCATTTACAGGTCACTTCAACAATTAATAATCCTTCTGTTGGTGCCAACCTGAGTGATCATTTACTCATCCCAAATGTTTTCGAGGTAGATGACACTGGCACGCTTGATATCATATTCAGAAATGCaactgccgccgccgctgcaCTAACACAATGGAGTGGAAATAAGAGGGGTATCTACTCAAACACTGTCGCCAGTTTTTACGGTTTCACAAGATTCCCGTCAAATGATTCCATCTTCGAGTCTACACCGGATCCTTCTGCAGGGCAGAATACTCCACATTGGGAAATTATATTCAGC cCAGGAACTCCAATGCCAACGACGGGAAATTTTCTGACAGTCGTCACTGTTCCAAGTACACCCACTTCTC GGGGAACCGTCACCCTACGAAGCAATAATCCGTATGAACTGCCTATTGTTGACCCGCAGTATTTGACCACTGCCTTCGATATCTCTGCTGCGGCAGAGTCGGTTAAAGGAGCTCTCCGCTTCATTTCTGCGCCTGCATGGTCCCGCTATGTCACTGGAAATTTCAGTCAAGCACTTGCGACGGCAACAAATGATTCACTCATAGAGGCATACGTCCGTGGTATTGCTGGAAGCGCGTTTCATGGGGTTGGGACAGCTGCGATGTCACCAGCGAATGCAAAAACAGGAGTGGTGAATGCAAATCTGACACTAAAAGGCGTCGATGGAGTCCGCATTGTAGATGCTTCCGTGTTT CCTTTCATTCCAAGCTGCCATACTCAAGGCTCTGTATATCTTCTCGCAGAAAGGGCTGCTGATCTCATCAAAGCCGCAAATGAATAG
- a CDS encoding Pyranose dehydrogenase 3: MADFLRTWLSIGLVGLVFYVVLPARAVLITLPLQLNTTFYDYVIVGGGTAGLTLASRLTENASTTVIVLEAGISDQHFPNLQIPFIAPTLSPKTQVDWNTTTTAQPGLNNREIPYIRGHVLGGSSSINYLFHQYCSSDDWDRLSSISGDINWEWTRMAKYHENLVASADFHNTIGQFDGSDHSKTGQVPISLPGSNQSIDTRVLATTQQLAEFPFNLDTGGGDHSLLGVGFLISSAGNGTRSSSSTTYLNSSVINRPNLVVLVNVTATMLFQSGNSTNGLPSFRSLHYTATPPPGNLTLGTIQRVTATKEIILSAGAIGTPQLLMLSGIGDSAALARLQINTTINNPSVGANLSDHMLIPNVFAVNGTGTLDDLLRNATTQASTLNQWKTTKKGSFANSVSNTYGFTRFPANSSIFNTTPDPSAGPNTPHWEIILSNFFFQPGTAMPSTGNFLTVVTVPSTPTSRGSVTLRSNNPYDQPIVDPQYLTTAFDMSAAVESVKGALRFISAPAWSGYVVGNFSNVLKTATSDALIEQYIRGIAGSAFHGVGTAAMSSSNATTGVVNSDLTLKGVDGVRIVDSSVFPFIPSCHTQGPVYLLAERAADIIKAANN; this comes from the exons ATGGCGGACTTTCTACGAACCTGGCTTTCTATCGGTCTGGTGGGCCTCGTGTTTTATGTAGTGCTTCCTGCGAGGGCTGTTCTTATTACGCTGCCACTGCAACTCAACACGACGTTTTACGACTATGTAATCGTAGGCG GTGGAACTGCGGGGCTTACCCTTGCAAGTCGTCTGACAGAGAACGCCTCAACAACTGTGATAGTTCTCGAGGCAGGCATCAG CGATCAACATTTCCCAAATCTCCAGATACCGTTTATCGCACCTACCTTATCTCCAA AGACCCAGGTCGACTGGAACACTACAACAACAGCTCAACCAGGCCTAAACAACAGGGAGATTCCCTATATCAGAGGCCATGTGCTTGGAGGTTCGAGTAGCATCA attattTATTCCATCAGTATTGTTCGTCTGATGATTGGGACAGACTTTCTTCCATCTCGGGTGATATAAACTGGGAATGGACCAGAATGGCTAAATAT CACGAAAACCTGGTTGCATCAGCCGACTTTCATAACACCATTGGCCAATTTGATGGTTCTGACCATTCAAAAACAGGGCAGGTACCCATTAGCCTTCCGGGAAGCAATCAATCGATAGACACTCGTGTTCTGGCCACGACTCAGCAACTCGCTGAATTCCCATTTAACCTAGACACTGGCGGTGGGGACCACAGTCTCCTCGGAGTAGGTTTCCTGATATCCAGCGCTGGAAATGGGACGCGCAGTAGCTCCTCGACAACGTATTTGAATTCCAGTGTAATAAACAGGCCGAATTTAGTTGTGTTGGTCAACGTCACGGCGACGATGCTATTCCAATCTGGAAATTCGACCAATGGATTACCATCTTTCCGAAGCTTACACTATACAGCTACTCCGCCCCCTGGCAATCTTACACTTG GcaccatacaaagagtaaCAGCGACGAAGGAAATTATTCTTTCAGCTGGAGCAATCGGGACACCTCAGCTGTTAATGCTCTCGGGGATTGGGGATAGCGCAGCGTTGGCCCGATTACAAATAAATACTACGATCAACAATCCTTCCGTTGGCGCCAACCTCAGCGACCATATGCTAATCCCAAACGTCTTTGCAGTAAATGGAACTGGGACGCTCGATGATCTTCTTAGAAATGCTACCACCCAAGCATCCACATTAAATCAATGGAAGACGACCAAAAAAGGCTCCTTTGCAAACAGCGTTTCCAATACTTATGGCTTTACCCGATTCCCAGCGAACTCCAGCATTTTCAACACAACCCCTGATCCTTCTGCTGGTCCAAATACTCCGCACTGGGAAATTATATTGAGT AATTTCTTCTTTCAGCCAGGTACTGCTATGCCTTCGACCGGAAACTTTTTAACGGTGGTCACGGTTCCCAGTACCCCAACCTCAA GAGGATCTGTCACTCTCCGAAGCAACAATCCATACGACCAACCAATAGTTGATCCCCAATATTTGACCACTGCCTTCGATATGTCTGCTGCGGTGGAGTCCGTCAAAGGAGCTCTCCGGTTCATCTCTGCTCCTGCATGGTCTGGCTACGTCGTCGGCAATTTCAGCAACGTACTGAAAACTGCGACTAGTGATGCACTTATAGAACAATACATCCGTGGTATCGCTGGAAGCGCGTTTCATGGAGTCGGCACGGCTGCCATGTCAAGTTCGAACGCAACGACGGGCGTGGTCAATTCTGACTTGACCCTCAAGGGCGTTGACGGTGTTCGTATTGTGGATTCTTCTGTGTTT CCGTTTATCCCGAGTTGCCACACTCAAGGACCCGTATATCTCTTGGCAGAGAGAGCAGCTGACATTATTAAAGCGGCAAATAACTAG
- a CDS encoding Strobilurin A biosynthesis cluster protein l1, with protein MSSPYRSMKKQATQRWRSTNRVTRRRWIVFGVAFVVALVFYSFSRHGKQRLHSIKRIVNGPSKDDTDLPPTWEKLWQWEKDLPQHNLDLPFPEGRTGRYLHFANQIQMLGWNNQLNEVLMNALLAYKSKRAYVFQPYVWKGDYYPWPESKTPHWPPRTPANALMSGPAVGGPWDPEDDAPRSVSEDWWHIVCPQHERRIINTGDVKPDIMWEDGMTIFTHWEKLLRDAPERCIEIRPALRSVDNFPQVFDLFLWGSDRILNLWDMFSTSPVSRLFDTSPVVRSAVDRNEYLFLPKGPRPSLPASRNPYDRMLAIHLRRGDYKQACLGLAQWNSTFYSWNLTPELPDKFINPEGYTYGKNTPENVEYYLKHCYPTDEFIMNKIQTARAEYYRDAKPGEVRHLDVLFLLTNDKTGWVDGLKEKFSKDGWNTIVSTWDLQLDAEQKDVGMAVDMDIARKAAVFIGNGWSSFTSNIVHRRLMDKKPYISTRFY; from the exons ATGTCCAGCCCGTACAGGTCAATGAAAAAGCAAGCCACCCAGCGATGGAGGAGCACTAACCGTGTTACTCGTCGTCGCTGGATCGTTTTTGGTGTCGCTTTCGTCGTAGCCCTCGTCTTCTACTCCTTTTCACGGCACGGAAAGCAACGTCTTCACTCCATCAAGAGAATCGTCAACGGCCCCTCCAAGGATGATACCGACTTGCCTCCTACTTGGGAGAAGCTATGGCAGTGGGAGAAGGACCTGCCTCAACACAACCTCGACCTTCCCTTCCCTGAGGGTAGGACAGGCAGGTACCTCCACTTCGCCAACCAAATTCAAATGCTTGGATGGAACAACCAGCTGAATGAAGT GCTCATGAACGCCCTGCTTGCCTACAAGTCCAAGCGTGCCTACGTGTTCCAGCCCTACGTCTGGAAGGGCGACTACTACCCATGGCCAGAGAGCAAGACCCCTCATTGGCCTCCACGCACCCCTGCCAACGCGCTCATGAGCGGACCCGCCGTCGGTGGACCCTGGGACCCTGAAGATGATGCCCCCCGCTCGGTCTCTGAGGATTGGTGGCACATTGTCTGCCCTCAACACGAACGCCGCATCATCAACACTGGCGACGTGAAGCCCGATATCATGTGGGAGGACGGAATGACTATCTTCACTCACTGGGAGAAGCTCCTGCGCGACGCACCCGAACGTTGTATCGAAATTCGCCCCGCTCTCCGCTCCGTCGACAACTTCCCCCAGGTGTTCGATTTGTTCCTGTGGGGATCCGACCGTATTTTGAACCTCTGGGACATGTTCAGCACGTCACCTGTGAGCCGCCTCTTTGACACTTCTCCCGTCGTTCGCTCCGCCGTCGACAGGAACGAGTACTTGTTCTTGCCCAAAGGTCCTCGGCCATCTTTGCCCGCGTCGAGAAACCCTTACGATCGCATGCTCGCTATCCATCTTCGACGAGGTGACTACAAGCAAGCGTGCTTGGGACTGGCTCAATGGAACTCAACTTTCTACAGCTGGAATTTGACCCCTGAGTTGCCCGACAAGTTCATCAACCCCGAAGGTTACACATACGGCAAGAACACTCCCGAGAACGTCGAATACTACCTCAAGCACTGCTATCCCACAGACGAATTCATCATGAACAAAATTCAGACTGCACGAGCTGAGTACTATCGCGATGCTAAGCCTGGCGAGGTCAGGCACCTCGACGTGCTGTTCCTCTTGACAAACGACAAAACCGGCTGGGTCGACGGCCTCAAAGAAAAGTTCAGCAAGGACGGATGGAACACTATTGTTTCAACCTGGGACTTGCAATTGGACGCAGAGCAAAAGGATGTTGGAATGGCtgtggatatggatattGCGCGCAAGGCCGCTGTCTTCATCGGTAATGGA TGGTCTTCGTTCACCAGTAATATCGTACACAGGCGCTTGATGGACAAGAAACCTTATATCAGTACTCGCTTCTACTAA
- a CDS encoding Protein RNA-directed DNA methylation 3 has translation MKRRLNAPRNVARFLDVEAGVDDGEEVDSNEEESDQELESCAYRESHPYKTIPDDFLDEQEVDGLDVRPRSLDEYAQTNDEALEALLLRSKERSRAESNRRKSNTVDAEAEDDIFSASFLPALTATDYPLWKVTCRVGREELAVASLLFSTQDKHKIRSVFAIEKMKGCIFLEALWNLDTVDLLKKTPGVLITKRGVQESLVSPDDYREILRGQGKISSAKPGSWVAIAKGAYRGDVALVKETEGRLVRLLMLPRLPLPGTNKANKRRKTERAGDSVLWTKTQWSEWLDSQGRFDQVVEHTAHCWQIGNILFENGLMLQDFGQDSINVVVEEMPFRYFQLFQQSTHSSLDSSYMLRPSEWKFEPGERILVAGDEGSQSREASVAVIHPYYLEVAYQTHDSPKITDTALVPWIRVTKLFQLGDYVSVQSGENQGTEGWLIAKTDASVVIGLIDSSILTISSLQVLETIQVGLLSFSP, from the exons ATGAAGAGG CGTTTAAATGCCCCGAGAAATGTAGCTCGATTTCTGGATGTAGAAGCGGGAGTTGATGATGGCGAGGAGGTGGACTCCAACGAGGAAGAATCTGACCAGGAATTAGAAA GCTGCGCATACCGCGAAAGCCACCCTTACAAAACAATCCCAGATGACTTTCTCGATGAACAGGAAGTGGATGGGCTAGACGTCCGCCCTCGGTCGCTGGATGAATATGCTCAAACAAACGATGAAGCCCTAGAGGCGTTGCTGCTGCGATCCAAGGAAAGAAGCCGTGCAGAATCAAACCGACGAAAATCAAACACTGTGgatgcagaagcagaagatgATATATTTTCCGCCAGTTTTTTGCCTGCATTAACTGCAACGGATTATCCCTTGTGGAAGGTGACTTGCCGC GTTGGCAGGGAAGAATTGGCAGTTGCGTCTCTACTATTCAGTACTCAGGATAAGCACAAAATTCGATCTGTTTTTGCTATTGAGAAGATGAAGGGATGTATATTTTTGGAAGCATTGTGGAATCTTGATACCGTCGATCTGTTGAAGAAGACTCCGGGAGTTTTGATAACCAAACGAGGCGTACAAGAATCATTGGTTTCACCTGATGATTACCGAGAAATACTTCGGGGACAAGGCAAAATCTCTTCTGCAAAACCAGGATCCTGGGTCGCCATCGCGAAAGGTGCATATCGAGGAGACGTTGCGCTGGTGAAGGAGACAGAAGGGAGGCTTGTACGCCTGTTAATGCTTCCTCGGCTTCCCTTACCAGGTACAAACAAGGCCAACAAAAGAAGGAAGACGGAACGTGCTGGAGATTCTGTTCTTTGGACGAAGACTCAGTGGTCGGAGTGGTTAGACTCTCAAGGGCGCTTTGATCAGGTTGTAGAACATACGGCACACTGCTGGCAAATAGGAAATATTCTTTTTGAGAATGGACTGATGCTTCAAGACTTTGGACAGGACTCCATCAATGTTGTCGTCGAGGAAATGCCCTTTCGCTACTTCCAGCTTTTCCAGCAATCCACACACAGCTCACTGGACTCCTCATACATGCTACGCCCCAGCGAGTGGAAATTTGAACCCGGAGAGCGCATTCTGGTTGCAGGTGATGAAGGATCGCAATCTAGAGAGGCCTCTGTAGCTGTTATCCATCCGTATTATCTAGAGGTTGCATACCAGACCCACGATTCGCCTAAGATCACAGATACCGCGCTAGTGCCCTGGATTCGCGTGACAAAATTGTTTCAACTTGGCGATTACGTTTCTGTACAGAGCGGGGAAAATCAGGGAACCGAAGGTTGGCTAATTGCGAAAACGGACGCGTCGGTCGTGATAGGACTTATCGACTCGAGCATTCTGACAATTTCAAGCTTGCAGGTTTTGGAGACTATACAGGTAGGacttctttccttttcgcCTTGA